The Blautia hydrogenotrophica DSM 10507 genome window below encodes:
- a CDS encoding V-type ATP synthase subunit K codes for MNQLGLVYALLGAAVAVFLAGAGSAIGVGIAGRAASGVVSEDPSKFAKVLIMQLLPGTQGIYGLLVGFITLSQIGLLGGNPANLDPKTGLLILAACLPIGIVGLISGKAQGQTSAAAIGIVAKKPEQFGKAMLFPAMVETYAILALLISILAVTAIPMP; via the coding sequence ATGAATCAATTAGGTTTAGTATACGCATTGTTAGGTGCAGCAGTCGCAGTATTTTTAGCAGGTGCAGGTTCCGCAATTGGTGTAGGTATTGCCGGACGCGCGGCCTCTGGTGTTGTCAGTGAAGACCCAAGTAAATTCGCAAAGGTTCTGATTATGCAGCTTCTGCCTGGTACACAGGGTATTTATGGTCTGCTGGTTGGATTTATCACTCTGTCGCAGATCGGTCTGTTGGGCGGAAATCCAGCGAACTTAGACCCGAAGACAGGCCTTTTGATTCTGGCAGCTTGTCTACCGATTGGTATCGTTGGACTGATCTCCGGCAAAGCTCAGGGACAGACTTCTGCGGCTGCTATCGGTATCGTAGCGAAAAAACCAGAGCAGTTCGGTAAAGCGATGCTGTTCCCGGCGATGGTTGAGACCTACGCAATCCTTGCTCTTTTGATTTCTATTCTGGCTGTTACAGCAATCCCAATGCCGTAA
- a CDS encoding V-type ATP synthase subunit E, with amino-acid sequence MTGLDKMINQILDEANSSAEKILEDARTSAEKIMDEAREEVKNMQKDSEKKTEAEIRNYKDRVISSSDLRRRTSLLEAKQELITAVVDRAYAVFVQKSGDEYFQIIREMLKKYALPQSGEIFFSQRDLEQMPAGFEQEIQEIAASVGGMLSLSKEAKNLDGGFILAYGGIEENCSFKAMFASRKDELQDQVQRVLFS; translated from the coding sequence ATGACTGGATTAGATAAGATGATTAACCAAATCCTTGATGAAGCGAACAGTTCCGCTGAAAAGATTCTCGAAGATGCCAGAACTTCCGCAGAGAAGATTATGGACGAAGCCAGGGAAGAAGTAAAGAATATGCAGAAGGATTCTGAGAAGAAGACGGAAGCAGAAATTCGCAATTACAAAGACAGAGTTATTTCTTCATCAGACTTACGGCGTAGAACTTCTCTTTTGGAGGCAAAGCAGGAGTTGATTACTGCTGTTGTGGATAGGGCATATGCAGTATTTGTGCAGAAATCTGGGGATGAATATTTTCAGATTATTCGAGAGATGCTGAAAAAGTATGCGCTTCCTCAAAGTGGAGAAATTTTTTTCTCACAGCGTGACTTGGAACAGATGCCTGCGGGTTTTGAGCAGGAAATCCAGGAGATCGCGGCATCTGTGGGCGGTATGTTGAGTCTGTCCAAAGAGGCGAAAAACTTGGATGGCGGTTTTATTCTGGCTTATGGTGGAATTGAAGAGAACTGTTCTTTCAAGGCGATGTTTGCATCCAGGAAGGATGAATTGCAGGATCAGGTGCAAAGAGTATTATTTTCATAA
- a CDS encoding V0D/AC39 family V-type ATPase subunit has protein sequence MYDEQYTYAVARIRARETTLFSQATIDQLMACKDEAQCLQFLIDKGWGDMDTPVNAEAILTREREKTWELMRELVDDMSVFDVLTYSNLFHNLKAAIKEVATEEKNPNIFFNDCAISGEEMMEIISEKNFSKLPKSMSRVAEEAYETFLHTRDGQLCDIMVDKAALEAIYEAGKRSDAEIIRDYAESTVAVADIKIAVRSQKTAKTMEFMKRAMAECDSISVDQLSRAALSGMDAIQEYLSGTVYAEGAQALAESASAFERWCDNRIIQTIHPQLYNPFTIGPLVAYILARENEIKTVRIILTGKLNQLSDEFIRERIREMYV, from the coding sequence ATGTATGACGAGCAATACACCTACGCGGTAGCGCGAATCCGTGCGAGGGAGACAACCCTGTTTTCTCAGGCCACGATCGATCAGCTTATGGCATGTAAAGATGAGGCACAGTGTTTGCAATTTCTGATTGACAAGGGCTGGGGGGATATGGACACTCCCGTGAATGCAGAGGCAATTTTGACCCGGGAGAGGGAGAAAACCTGGGAATTGATGCGGGAACTGGTAGACGACATGTCGGTGTTTGATGTGCTCACCTACTCAAATCTATTCCATAATCTTAAGGCGGCGATCAAGGAAGTCGCCACGGAGGAGAAGAATCCCAATATTTTCTTCAATGACTGCGCGATCAGTGGAGAAGAAATGATGGAGATTATATCTGAGAAGAATTTCTCCAAACTGCCGAAGAGCATGTCTCGGGTAGCGGAAGAGGCCTATGAGACTTTTCTGCACACGAGAGATGGTCAGCTTTGTGACATTATGGTTGACAAAGCAGCCTTAGAGGCCATCTACGAGGCCGGTAAACGGTCTGATGCTGAGATTATCCGTGACTATGCAGAGTCTACGGTGGCTGTGGCAGATATCAAAATTGCAGTGCGTTCACAAAAAACCGCGAAAACAATGGAATTTATGAAAAGAGCAATGGCAGAATGTGATTCCATCAGTGTAGACCAACTGTCTCGTGCGGCACTCAGCGGTATGGACGCGATTCAGGAGTATTTAAGCGGAACGGTATATGCTGAAGGTGCACAAGCTCTGGCGGAATCAGCCTCTGCTTTTGAGCGTTGGTGTGATAACCGGATTATCCAGACAATCCACCCGCAGCTATATAATCCATTTACAATTGGACCTCTTGTGGCTTATATCTTAGCCAGAGAGAATGAGATAAAGACAGTCAGGATTATTCTGACTGGAAAGCTGAATCAGTTATCGGATGAATTTATCCGGGAAAGGATAAGGGAAATGTATGTATAA
- a CDS encoding V-type ATP synthase subunit F: protein MYKIAVIGEYDSIYGFAALGLDTFPVSDPDEAKQKLHKLAEGAYAVIYITEALAAVLEHEVEKYREEILPAIIQIPGVSGNTGAGVAGVKKSVEQAVGSDILFGDN, encoded by the coding sequence ATGTATAAGATTGCAGTGATCGGCGAGTATGACAGCATTTATGGGTTCGCTGCGCTGGGTCTGGATACTTTTCCTGTGTCAGACCCTGATGAAGCGAAACAGAAACTGCATAAGCTGGCGGAAGGAGCTTACGCAGTGATTTATATCACAGAAGCTCTTGCGGCTGTGCTGGAGCATGAAGTAGAGAAATATCGAGAAGAGATTCTGCCGGCAATTATTCAGATACCGGGAGTGTCAGGGAATACCGGCGCAGGAGTGGCCGGAGTCAAGAAATCCGTGGAGCAGGCAGTCGGCTCAGATATTCTCTTTGGAGATAATTAG
- a CDS encoding V-type ATP synthase subunit A, translating into MSKGTIKKVAGPLVIAEGMRDANMYDVVRVSNQRLIGEIIEMHGDQASIQVYEETSGLGPGEPVESTEMPLSVELGPGLISSIYDGIQRPLDDIMKATNSNNLKRGVEVASLKRDKKWNFVPVAKPGDEVAGGDVLGTVQETVLVQQKIMVPPNMKGKVKDIKAGEFTVDDVVVILETEDGDKELTMAQKWPVRVGRPYQKKLPPKVPLVTGQRVVDTMFPIAKGGVAAVPGPFGSGKTVIQHQLAKWAEADIVVYIGCGERGNEMTDVLNEFPELKDPKTGQSLMERTVLIANTSDMPVAAREASIYTGITIAEYFRDMGYSVALMADSTSRWAEALREMSGRLEEMPGEEGYPAYLGSRLAQFYERAGHVICLGSDNREGALTAIGAVSPPGGDISEPVSQATLRIVKVFWGLDSALAYKRHFPAINWLTSYSLYLDDVGPWFNGNVAEDWMALRQEMMTLLQEESELEEIVQMVGMDALSPGDRLKMEAARSIREDFLHQNSFHEIDTYTSLEKQHYMMKLVLAFYDEGAEALSRGAQVNDLVKLPVREKIGRYKYTEESNLTAEYEAVDKELSAEIAGLLGKEDL; encoded by the coding sequence ATGAGCAAAGGAACGATAAAGAAGGTGGCAGGACCTCTGGTTATCGCTGAGGGTATGAGAGATGCCAACATGTACGACGTGGTGCGTGTTAGTAATCAGCGATTGATCGGTGAGATCATCGAGATGCACGGCGACCAGGCTTCCATTCAGGTATATGAGGAGACTTCTGGTCTTGGACCTGGCGAACCGGTGGAATCCACCGAAATGCCACTGTCCGTAGAACTGGGACCTGGATTGATTTCCAGTATCTATGATGGTATTCAACGTCCTCTGGACGACATTATGAAGGCGACCAACAGCAACAATCTGAAGCGTGGTGTGGAGGTTGCGTCTCTGAAACGTGATAAGAAATGGAACTTTGTGCCAGTTGCGAAACCAGGCGACGAAGTGGCCGGCGGTGATGTTCTGGGAACCGTACAGGAGACTGTGCTGGTTCAGCAGAAGATCATGGTTCCGCCGAATATGAAAGGTAAGGTAAAAGACATCAAAGCCGGAGAATTTACGGTGGATGATGTAGTTGTAATTTTAGAGACGGAAGATGGAGACAAAGAGCTGACTATGGCTCAGAAATGGCCAGTTCGTGTAGGACGCCCTTATCAGAAAAAACTTCCTCCGAAGGTTCCGCTGGTGACTGGACAGAGAGTAGTCGATACCATGTTCCCCATCGCCAAAGGTGGTGTGGCTGCGGTTCCAGGACCTTTCGGAAGCGGCAAGACGGTGATTCAGCATCAGCTGGCAAAATGGGCGGAGGCTGACATTGTGGTTTATATCGGTTGTGGTGAGCGTGGAAATGAGATGACCGACGTTCTGAATGAGTTTCCAGAGCTGAAAGACCCGAAGACGGGACAGTCTTTGATGGAGCGTACGGTTTTGATTGCGAATACTTCCGACATGCCTGTGGCAGCCCGTGAGGCATCCATTTACACAGGTATTACGATTGCAGAGTATTTCCGTGACATGGGTTATTCCGTGGCACTGATGGCAGACTCTACTTCCCGTTGGGCAGAGGCTCTTCGAGAGATGTCTGGACGTCTGGAGGAGATGCCAGGTGAGGAAGGTTATCCCGCATATCTGGGAAGCCGTCTAGCTCAGTTCTATGAGAGAGCTGGACATGTGATCTGTCTGGGCAGCGATAACAGAGAGGGAGCGCTGACAGCGATCGGTGCCGTATCGCCGCCAGGTGGTGATATTTCTGAGCCAGTATCCCAGGCGACTCTGCGTATTGTAAAAGTGTTCTGGGGATTGGACTCTGCCCTGGCCTATAAACGTCACTTCCCAGCTATCAACTGGTTGACTAGCTATTCTTTGTATCTGGATGACGTAGGACCATGGTTTAATGGAAATGTAGCTGAGGACTGGATGGCTCTGCGCCAGGAAATGATGACGTTGCTTCAGGAAGAATCCGAGTTGGAAGAGATCGTACAGATGGTAGGTATGGACGCGTTGTCACCTGGAGACCGCTTAAAGATGGAGGCGGCCAGATCTATCCGTGAGGACTTCCTGCATCAGAATTCTTTCCATGAGATTGACACTTATACATCTCTGGAAAAACAGCACTATATGATGAAGCTGGTATTGGCATTTTACGATGAAGGCGCGGAAGCACTTAGTCGCGGCGCACAGGTCAATGATCTGGTAAAACTGCCTGTCCGTGAGAAAATTGGACGTTATAAATATACAGAGGAAAGCAATCTGACAGCCGAATATGAGGCCGTGGATAAAGAACTGTCTGCTGAGATTGCTGGCCTTTTAGGAAAGGAGGACCTGTAA
- a CDS encoding V-type ATP synthase subunit B: MPKEYRTIQEVAGPLMLVQGVENVTYDELGEIELANGDIRRCKVLEIDGSNALVQLFENSTGINLSNSKVRFLGRSMELGVSGDMLGRVFDGLGRPIDDGPEILPDERRDINGLPMNPAARVYPEEFIQTGVSAIDGLNTLVRGQKLPIFSASGLPHAQLAAQIARQAKVRGTSEPFAVVFAAMGITFEESNFFVESFKETGAIDRTVLFINLANDPAVERIATPKMALTAAEYLAFEKNMHVLVILTDITNYADALREVSAARKEVPGRRGYPGYMYTDLATLYERAGRQTGKNGSITMIPILTMPEDDKTHPIPDLTGYITEGQIILSRELYRRGVTPPIDVLPSLSRLKDKGIGEGKTRADHSNTMNQLFAAYSRGKDAKELMTILGEAALSDIDLIYAKFADAFEEQYVSQGYDANRDIEETLEIGWKLLSILPRSELKRIDDKFLDMYYGK, translated from the coding sequence ATGCCAAAAGAGTATAGAACCATACAAGAAGTTGCCGGTCCTTTGATGCTGGTACAAGGTGTAGAGAATGTTACCTACGACGAGCTGGGTGAGATTGAGCTAGCCAACGGTGATATCCGCAGATGTAAGGTGTTGGAGATTGATGGAAGCAATGCTTTAGTACAGTTATTCGAGAATTCTACAGGTATCAACCTGTCAAACAGTAAAGTACGTTTCCTAGGTCGAAGCATGGAGCTGGGTGTTTCTGGAGATATGCTAGGCCGTGTATTCGATGGTCTGGGCCGTCCGATTGATGATGGGCCTGAGATTTTGCCGGATGAGAGAAGAGATATCAACGGACTGCCAATGAATCCAGCCGCCCGTGTCTACCCGGAAGAGTTTATTCAGACGGGTGTCTCCGCGATTGACGGACTGAACACACTGGTACGTGGACAGAAGCTGCCGATTTTCTCAGCTTCCGGTCTTCCCCACGCACAGCTGGCAGCTCAGATTGCCAGACAGGCGAAAGTGCGCGGAACCTCAGAACCCTTTGCCGTAGTATTCGCGGCTATGGGTATCACTTTCGAGGAGTCTAACTTCTTCGTAGAGAGTTTCAAAGAGACAGGTGCTATCGACCGTACGGTGTTGTTTATCAATCTAGCCAATGACCCGGCGGTAGAGCGTATTGCGACGCCAAAGATGGCGTTGACGGCTGCTGAATATCTGGCTTTTGAGAAGAATATGCACGTGTTGGTTATCCTGACGGATATCACCAACTATGCAGATGCGTTGCGTGAGGTATCCGCGGCACGTAAGGAAGTTCCTGGACGTCGTGGATATCCGGGATATATGTACACAGATTTGGCTACGCTGTATGAGCGTGCTGGACGTCAGACTGGAAAGAATGGAAGTATCACGATGATTCCGATTTTGACCATGCCTGAGGATGATAAGACTCACCCAATCCCTGACCTTACCGGATATATCACCGAGGGCCAGATCATCCTGAGCCGTGAGCTGTACCGTCGCGGAGTGACTCCGCCAATTGATGTTCTTCCGTCACTGTCTCGTCTGAAGGATAAGGGTATCGGTGAGGGAAAAACTCGTGCGGACCATTCCAACACGATGAATCAGCTTTTTGCGGCTTACTCCCGCGGTAAAGACGCGAAAGAGCTGATGACCATCTTAGGCGAAGCAGCTCTGTCTGACATCGACTTAATTTATGCGAAGTTCGCAGATGCCTTTGAGGAGCAGTATGTATCCCAGGGATATGATGCGAACCGTGATATTGAGGAGACCCTGGAGATCGGATGGAAATTGCTCTCCATTCTTCCTAGAAGTGAGCTGAAACGTATTGATGACAAGTTCCTGGATATGTATTACGGAAAGTAA
- a CDS encoding V-type ATP synthase subunit D: MASTQVNPTRMELTKQKKKLVTAVRGHKLLKDKRDELMRQFLDLARENMALRLKVEEGIRSANTNFVVAKAGMSEETLNTALMAPKQEVYLETSTKNVMSVDIPSFEYKTRTADANDIYSYGFAFTSSDLDGAVKSLADILPDMLRLAECEKACQLMSAEIEKTRRRVNALEHVIIPQAQEHIKYITMKLDENERSTQIRLMKVKDMMLEDAHKYSERPVREA; encoded by the coding sequence TTGGCATCTACCCAGGTGAACCCAACCCGTATGGAGTTGACCAAACAGAAGAAAAAACTTGTGACCGCGGTGCGAGGACACAAGCTTCTGAAAGATAAACGAGATGAACTTATGCGCCAGTTCCTGGATTTGGCACGTGAAAATATGGCACTGCGATTGAAAGTGGAAGAGGGAATTCGATCGGCGAATACGAACTTCGTTGTGGCGAAGGCCGGAATGTCGGAGGAGACTTTGAACACTGCGTTGATGGCGCCGAAGCAGGAGGTCTATCTGGAGACTTCCACAAAGAACGTCATGAGTGTCGATATTCCGTCCTTTGAGTATAAGACCAGGACGGCAGACGCCAACGATATCTATTCATATGGTTTTGCGTTTACTTCCAGTGATTTAGACGGGGCGGTGAAATCCTTGGCAGATATTCTGCCGGATATGCTGCGTCTAGCTGAGTGCGAGAAAGCGTGTCAGTTGATGTCGGCGGAGATCGAGAAGACTCGTCGTCGTGTAAATGCCCTGGAGCATGTGATTATTCCACAGGCACAGGAGCATATTAAATATATTACCATGAAGCTGGATGAGAATGAACGAAGCACGCAGATTCGCCTGATGAAGGTGAAGGATATGATGCTGGAGGATGCTCACAAGTACAGTGAACGTCCGGTTCGAGAAGCATAG
- a CDS encoding bifunctional enoyl-CoA hydratase/phosphate acetyltransferase, which translates to MVIESFEQLRDKVQAAGRCKVVVIAAHDAHTLEAVLKTREEGILDYILVGKEKEILEIGKSLGHEIDPADVIDSQTDEDAVEKGIQLVREGKADFIQKGLLQTSTLLKGVVDKEKGIRTGKAMSHVALLDVPTYHKILGVTDGGMMMYPDLAKKKDIAINAVEMFRGFGYERPKMAALCAVEVLNPKMQATVDAAELQKMAEAGEIPNCDFAGPISMDLAMSKESAQIKGFDSPVTGEADILLVPSIDVGNIMVKSLLMLGKARMAGCVVGAKCPIALNSRSATFEEKYYSLLACACMVNK; encoded by the coding sequence ATGGTAATTGAAAGCTTTGAGCAGTTGAGAGATAAGGTTCAGGCGGCTGGCAGGTGCAAAGTTGTAGTTATAGCTGCGCACGATGCACACACGCTGGAAGCAGTCTTGAAGACGCGAGAAGAGGGGATACTGGATTATATTCTGGTGGGAAAAGAAAAAGAAATTCTAGAGATCGGAAAATCTCTGGGACATGAGATTGACCCGGCAGATGTGATTGACAGTCAAACTGACGAAGATGCAGTGGAGAAGGGCATTCAATTGGTCCGTGAAGGAAAGGCGGATTTCATTCAGAAAGGGCTCCTACAGACGTCCACTTTGTTAAAAGGTGTTGTAGATAAGGAAAAAGGTATCCGGACAGGGAAGGCGATGTCTCATGTGGCCTTACTGGATGTTCCGACTTATCATAAGATATTGGGAGTGACTGACGGCGGGATGATGATGTATCCTGATCTGGCGAAGAAGAAAGACATTGCCATCAATGCGGTGGAAATGTTCCGTGGCTTTGGGTATGAACGACCAAAGATGGCTGCCCTCTGTGCGGTAGAGGTATTGAACCCGAAGATGCAGGCTACCGTAGATGCGGCAGAACTTCAAAAGATGGCTGAGGCAGGTGAGATTCCGAACTGTGATTTTGCGGGACCTATCTCTATGGACTTGGCGATGAGCAAAGAATCTGCTCAGATCAAAGGTTTTGACAGCCCAGTCACCGGTGAAGCGGATATCCTCTTAGTTCCCAGCATTGATGTGGGAAATATTATGGTGAAGTCTCTGCTGATGCTTGGCAAGGCACGGATGGCAGGATGTGTTGTGGGAGCGAAGTGTCCAATCGCGCTGAATTCCAGAAGCGCGACGTTTGAAGAAAAATATTATTCACTTTTGGCATGTGCTTGTATGGTAAACAAATAG
- the iorA gene encoding indolepyruvate ferredoxin oxidoreductase subunit alpha: MKKLMTGDEAIARGAYEAGVRHASAYPGTPSTEILENISTYKEIYAEWAPNEKVAMESAIGAAIGGARSIVSMKHVGMNVAADPLFTWAYMGVNAGNVIITADEPGMYSSQNEQDNRNYAKAAKLAMLEPSDSQECIDMVKAAYELGEKYDTPFVIRMTTRVCHSKSVVELHDRVEIPLKDWEKNPQKYVCLPAHARPMRVKLEERLEKLAEYSETSPFNRVEMGDTSVGVIASGICYYYAKEVWGDKASYLKLGFTNPMPANLIKDFCSKVDKVYILEENDPYIEEFVKLQGCECVGKEIFPKWGEMTPDVIRAAVGGEKPKTIEFDHSKLINRAPTFCAGCPHRGMFYRLGKRKDIMISGDIGCYTLAAGAPYKAMDSTVCMGASISLGHGAQKAFNMGDTGRRVVTVLGDSTFFHTGVNSLINTVYNNSNTINIILDNRITGMTGHQQNPGTGFNAKGEPASMIILEDLVKAIGIKHIFVINPNNLKEVDETLDKCLAIKDEPSVIITRWPCVLKKFSQADLDEFDNLFKTKNKIDPEKCIGCKACLKTGCPALNYDRVNKKVHINRAQCVGCDVCMQVCRKDAISKED; the protein is encoded by the coding sequence ATGAAAAAATTAATGACCGGCGATGAGGCTATCGCCAGAGGTGCTTATGAAGCAGGTGTACGTCACGCATCAGCTTATCCAGGCACACCGAGTACAGAAATTCTGGAAAATATTTCCACTTACAAGGAGATCTATGCAGAGTGGGCACCGAATGAGAAGGTTGCCATGGAGTCTGCGATCGGAGCGGCAATCGGCGGCGCTAGAAGTATCGTATCTATGAAGCATGTAGGTATGAACGTAGCGGCGGACCCATTGTTTACCTGGGCTTATATGGGAGTAAATGCAGGTAATGTAATTATTACAGCTGATGAGCCGGGTATGTATTCTTCTCAGAATGAGCAGGATAACCGTAACTATGCAAAGGCCGCAAAATTGGCGATGTTAGAGCCATCTGACAGCCAGGAATGTATTGACATGGTGAAAGCGGCTTATGAATTGGGTGAAAAATATGATACCCCATTTGTGATTCGTATGACGACTCGTGTCTGCCATTCTAAATCTGTAGTAGAACTGCATGACCGTGTGGAGATTCCGCTGAAAGATTGGGAGAAAAATCCACAGAAATATGTCTGCTTGCCAGCGCACGCCAGACCAATGCGTGTAAAATTGGAAGAGAGATTAGAAAAGTTGGCAGAGTACAGTGAGACTTCTCCATTTAACAGAGTAGAGATGGGAGATACTTCTGTGGGTGTCATCGCATCTGGTATCTGCTATTATTATGCGAAAGAAGTATGGGGAGATAAGGCATCTTACTTGAAGTTGGGCTTTACAAACCCGATGCCTGCAAATCTGATCAAGGATTTTTGTAGCAAAGTAGATAAGGTATATATTTTGGAGGAGAATGATCCTTATATTGAAGAGTTTGTAAAACTGCAGGGCTGCGAATGTGTAGGAAAAGAGATTTTCCCGAAATGGGGAGAGATGACTCCGGATGTGATTCGCGCGGCAGTGGGCGGAGAGAAGCCAAAGACGATCGAATTCGATCACAGCAAATTGATTAACCGTGCGCCTACATTCTGTGCAGGATGTCCTCACCGTGGAATGTTCTACCGTCTTGGAAAGAGAAAAGATATTATGATCAGTGGTGATATTGGTTGTTATACGTTGGCAGCAGGAGCTCCGTATAAAGCAATGGATTCCACTGTCTGTATGGGAGCCAGCATCAGCTTAGGACATGGCGCTCAGAAAGCGTTCAATATGGGTGACACCGGACGTCGTGTGGTAACTGTATTGGGTGATTCTACCTTCTTCCACACTGGCGTGAACTCCCTGATTAACACTGTTTACAATAACAGCAACACCATCAATATTATCCTGGATAACCGTATTACCGGAATGACAGGACATCAGCAGAACCCAGGTACTGGCTTTAACGCGAAGGGAGAGCCGGCTAGTATGATTATCCTGGAGGACCTGGTGAAAGCGATTGGTATCAAGCATATCTTCGTTATTAATCCAAACAATTTGAAAGAGGTTGATGAAACTCTGGATAAGTGTCTGGCAATCAAAGATGAGCCTTCCGTAATCATTACCAGATGGCCATGTGTACTGAAGAAATTCTCACAGGCGGATTTGGATGAATTCGACAATCTGTTTAAAACCAAGAATAAGATTGATCCGGAGAAGTGTATCGGATGTAAAGCTTGTCTGAAAACTGGGTGCCCGGCTCTGAATTACGACAGAGTAAACAAGAAGGTACATATTAACCGTGCACAGTGTGTGGGCTGTGATGTATGTATGCAAGTCTGTAGGAAAGACGCCATTTCGAAGGAGGATTAA
- a CDS encoding indolepyruvate oxidoreductase subunit beta, which yields MTKSILLVGVGGQGTILASKILTLGLMEAGFDVKMSEIHGMSQRGGSVSSQVRYGDVVYSPVIEKGSADIIVSFEKMEALRALDYLKEGGVLVVNDEEIDSMSVITGQEEYPDDVLDIIKSHSKATVLNATELARGLGNEKAANIILLGTIIKSMGLEHIDWESILRANIKPQFVDLNLKAIKVGMEAM from the coding sequence ATGACAAAGAGTATCTTATTAGTTGGTGTAGGTGGCCAGGGAACCATCCTCGCCAGTAAAATACTGACCCTGGGCTTAATGGAAGCCGGATTTGATGTGAAAATGAGTGAGATTCATGGAATGTCTCAGCGTGGTGGAAGCGTATCCTCACAGGTGCGTTACGGCGATGTGGTTTATTCTCCGGTAATTGAGAAAGGCAGTGCCGATATCATTGTTTCTTTTGAGAAAATGGAAGCGTTGAGAGCTTTGGATTATCTGAAAGAAGGCGGTGTATTGGTTGTAAATGATGAAGAGATTGACTCTATGTCTGTGATTACCGGACAGGAAGAGTATCCAGATGATGTGCTGGATATCATTAAATCTCATTCAAAAGCGACAGTACTGAATGCAACGGAGCTGGCGAGAGGTCTGGGAAATGAGAAGGCTGCCAATATTATTCTGTTGGGAACTATCATAAAATCCATGGGACTTGAGCATATTGACTGGGAGAGCATTCTGCGCGCCAACATTAAACCACAGTTTGTTGACTTGAACTTGAAGGCTATTAAGGTGGGAATGGAAGCTATGTGA
- a CDS encoding pyridoxal phosphate-dependent aminotransferase: MISERMKPYVNNNSAIRAMFEEGNRLKALYGEDKVFDFSIGNPNVPAPDCVQETIIDLVKNMDPVVLHGYMNNAGFEDVRQSIAESLNRRFGTNFAAKNLIMTVGAASGLNITFKALLNPGDEVIVFAPYFLEYGAYVKNYDGVLVEVSPDTSTFQPNLEEFKSKINEKTKAVIVNNPHNPTGVVYSEDTIKKLAAILEEKEKEVGHPIYLISDEPYRELAYDGVEVPYLTKYYKDTIVGYSYSKSLSLPGERIGYVVIPDELDGSDEVIQAATIANRILGSVNAPSLIQKVVGRCVDAAVNVEYYDRNRKTLYEGLTKLGFECVKPQGAFYLFVKSPTKDEKEFVEAAKKYNILMVAGSSFACPGYVRLSYCVSYESIQNSLPEFAKLAKELF; this comes from the coding sequence ATGATTTCCGAAAGAATGAAACCTTATGTAAATAATAATTCTGCGATTCGTGCTATGTTTGAAGAAGGAAACAGGCTGAAAGCGCTTTATGGAGAAGACAAAGTTTTTGATTTCAGTATTGGGAATCCAAACGTTCCGGCACCAGATTGTGTTCAGGAGACAATCATTGATCTGGTAAAAAATATGGACCCGGTTGTTCTGCACGGATACATGAATAATGCTGGTTTTGAGGATGTGAGACAGTCGATTGCGGAATCCTTGAATAGACGATTTGGCACGAATTTTGCAGCTAAGAACTTGATTATGACGGTAGGTGCTGCTAGTGGTTTGAACATTACTTTTAAGGCTTTGTTAAACCCAGGTGATGAGGTAATCGTATTCGCTCCTTACTTCCTGGAATATGGTGCATATGTAAAGAATTATGATGGAGTATTGGTTGAGGTATCACCGGATACTTCCACATTCCAGCCGAATTTGGAAGAGTTCAAGAGTAAGATCAATGAGAAGACCAAGGCAGTTATCGTAAATAACCCGCACAATCCTACAGGAGTGGTCTATTCAGAGGATACCATCAAAAAACTGGCTGCGATTCTGGAAGAGAAAGAGAAAGAAGTGGGGCATCCAATCTACCTGATTTCAGATGAGCCATACAGAGAGCTGGCTTATGATGGAGTTGAGGTTCCGTACCTGACGAAGTATTACAAAGATACGATCGTTGGATATTCCTACAGCAAATCTCTGTCACTTCCCGGAGAGCGTATCGGCTATGTGGTAATCCCGGATGAACTGGATGGCAGTGATGAGGTGATTCAGGCGGCTACGATCGCTAACCGAATTTTAGGTTCCGTAAACGCTCCTTCTTTGATTCAGAAAGTAGTTGGAAGATGTGTGGATGCGGCAGTTAATGTGGAGTACTATGACCGGAACCGCAAGACACTCTACGAAGGTCTTACAAAACTGGGCTTTGAATGTGTAAAACCTCAGGGAGCATTTTATCTGTTTGTGAAATCTCCAACAAAGGATGAAAAAGAATTTGTGGAGGCTGCTAAAAAGTATAATATTCTGATGGTGGCAGGAAGTTCCTTTGCCTGCCCAGGATACGTTCGATTAAGTTACTGCGTTTCTTATGAAAGTATTCAAAACAGCTTGCCGGAGTTTGCTAAGCTGGCAAAAGAGCTGTTCTAG